Within the Osmerus mordax isolate fOsmMor3 chromosome 21, fOsmMor3.pri, whole genome shotgun sequence genome, the region AATCCGATTATAATTTTAGTGATGTTGTAAACTAGTAGCCTATTGGCCTTTGAGCCATGGTGTTTTGAGATATAGTGTAACAACATTTTACGTTTTATTTTTCCGTGTTTACATTGCCAACAGTCTCACTGTATCAGTGAGTAAACGGCATCGTTAAACCGGATTTCTCTTATGTAGCGTACTTTCTTCCTTTGGGGTCACTGCAGGTGTCACTGTTGCATCTTGTCTTAAAATCATATTTCCTCGTCTCTGTTTTATGGAATAGGCCTACTAGACTTTGAAATACGATATTGTCGAAGTAGCATAAATCACAATATTATGTTACGCCTATGGGATACGTGTattgtagcctatgtatttaCTAAGACTTATATGGAAGTAAtatcagtgacatgttttgaattttaaaaggcattgaataattaatattgaaatttacataccaccgaatttgttggttttcaaTCCACTTctttaaaatttaaatatgaatttatttttatataaaaaaaataataatacggattaaaaaatttaaaacatgatgtcactgatttaCTTCCATAGACTTAGGGTAGTTGCACATAACTCAGTCCATATATTATTGAATTTTTTAATGTTATCAGGAAGTGTATTTATAATTATTTGCCTTTAAAATTATCAAACAAACGTAGGGCCAATGCAGGCTGCCCATTGTGTTGGCAGCCCCAGCTATGCTTTGCCAATTATGATATAGAAACTTAAATTCAAGATTAAGATTCCTTCCTTCAAATTGTGAATTTGTAAGATCATAAATGTGCAAGGAAAAATAAGACATTACATTAGAGTCACTTTTTGGTGGAAACATTTATTGACATCCACACAATTATTGAAAAaagaaacagacaaacagatagacagacgaGAATGATCAAATAAGTTAAAATGCCTCAACAGGCTTTGTGAATAGGCAGAAGATCACAATATCAACCTAAGGCATATATTGCAGTGTATCGCAGTGCTGTAGTTCAACTCTCTAAGTCAAACAGAGACACGCAGCATCAATGGATTTTGCCTCATTTATCTCATTGACTtttcacaacacaaacaaaagtCCCGTGAATGAACACTGTCAAATCTCGACCTCTCTCTACAAGTCTCTCTTAGTCCATCTCCAGTCAATCCCACCTCTGGCTTAAACACCAGACACATAGAGCAATTCTAAAATCTatttcataatatttttttttcaagtAAATTTGAGACTAAAAGCAGTCacatattgttattggtggtggtgtttttcttttcttctttctttcttttcttaagGCAATGCAGTTATTGGGCTCAGTTTAAACTGGTGGTGGACTGGTGattggaggggaaggggggcaaGGAAAGAGGTAGGGAGGGCGAAAACGGACGACGCCTCAAAGTCGTCATCGAAGGCGAAGTTGCCTGAGAAGAACGACGCCGCTACCGGTGACCCGGACGGCGTGGCCGCCACGGCCGCGGGCGTGGAGGACAGGACCTCGGACTCGAACTGCAGCAGCTGGCCCATGAAGCTGAAGTTGGGCGAGATGAGTTCGCGTCGCTGCTTGATGATGTCGAAGGCTTCCTCCAACTGCCTCCGCTCAGTCCTCATGATGTACGCCATGCAGATGGTGGGCGACCTGGAGATGCCGGCTTCGCAGTGGACCAGGACCTTGCCGCCGGACAGCTTCACCcgatctggagggagagagaagacacagAAACCTGCAAGTTAGCGGGTCTGTTCACACGGTCAACAGAGTGTATTCATCTATGGTTTCAGCGTCGAATTGTCAGAATGGAATTATGGTTTTATAAACCGATAGGCCTGTGAATGTTGTCAAGGGCGAATACAAATAGACACGGAAAttatctgtgtttgttttcGAACGGCGTCACTGACAGAAAATGGTCAGTAACCTTGTAATTTTTTGGATAGTTGCTCTGTTATTACTGGGATTCTTTCCGCATTATGTTACGATTGGTTATTGTTCTATGGCCGTAAGTGCTGGCATGGCGCTTCATGTAGGGCAGTCTGGGTTAGAAACACAGGTTTTCCATGGATAAGGGAGGAGGCTGGGTTAGCAAAACAGGTTGGTgaaacctgtttgtgtgtgtgtgactgattaAGGTTACGATAGTCTTATGAATAACTAaccccttcctgtctccttaCTCCGACACACAGAGCCCACGAGAGCCATTGCGCACACTATTCACTCACTTATTACCCTGTTTCTCCATGACCCAActccttcctacacacacacaccacagatgatacacacacactctggcccaCCCCTGTGAGGCTCGACTAACTCATGGAAGACAGCTGTGCACTACACCTCCCAAGTGCCTCTGGGGGGCGCTAGTCTGTTCTAGTTGGGGCTGTCTGGCCGGGAAAGGAGATCTACCCGATGGTCCTCGCCACAGTCCACTATATTCCCACTGAACTGGTGTGTTTACTCAAAGAACCCTGGCTTCCTGGATGCACTCTGAAGAGCACCCTCATGCTAGAACCCATCTACCTACCACTTTGATCGCACACGCACCAATCCAGCAAGTGTCTGGCTTTTCTGGCTGGCCCTTAAAAACCACAGCCCTGGTTTCTTACAGCTCAGGTCCTCAGAAAAACCACACGTATGAGTCATGATGCACCCAtctggagtggaggagggagggagggagggctgtggGTGTTTTAATAATCATTCTCCAGCTATGCACTCGAGCTGGCTGCAGATTTTCTTGGCGCCTGCTGAAGGCTGCACCTCTGTAGAGTAGAGGCTGGTGCTGCACTCCACACCGTcctcacacaccaagacagcatacctccacacacagccacacgcaATTCAAAGGAGGCATTATTAACATTCGGCGGGCACACGGTGAATTTGGAATCACTTGGCACGGTTTTCCAAAGCGTTTCCCCGTAGGGAAGGCTGTGCAGGGATTGATCTCAGCTTGGCCCTCGCATTGTTCACTGGCTAAGACCGAGACCATCACAAGGCAAAGAGTGTCTGGACGTGGGCTGGATTCCAAAAGCGGAGCTCAAACAACAGGAAGAgcagccaaaaacaggccagGCAAAGCTACCATGGGTGACAAAGACACCTCCTTAACTACGCCTGTCAGACACCCGCGCAGTGTTCATCTTTGTATAAGCTCTTATCTAACAACTACCGCCTTCTTttgacaaacacgcacacacacacattgttttttCTCAGGAGCTGATTCTGAACACTTGCACCAGATAAACAGCTTTTATTATGTGGTGGATGGCTTCTGAGCCTCCGCCCAGACACTGTATACAGGCCCAGGTTTCAGTTAGTCAGCTGTCCGACTTCGACCTAACCATTACTAAAGGACAGCTCACCCAGTTGTCACGCCAACCGACTGGCCACACCCCGGCAATAAGCCAGGGAGATAATCCCGGGAGAAAATGACGACATTGCCAAGTGTGTGTCTTTTCTCAAGTCAGCGGGTCAGGAGCGGGTGTgcaggggggggagcagaggggaaacGGCTCTTCTTTGAATGGGAGACGCCTGCCAGGAAGCAAGCTGAACCAAAGGAACTGGAGGCAGTGCAGGGTGACCAGATtagttctctggcctccctctctactGCCCGATTTTTAGATTTGCAGTGCGCAGGGGAAGTAAAGAAGGACTTATTTTTAAGGTGATTTCAAATAGAATCTTCTATCAATAGACCTCTTTCTTTTTCGGTTGGTGTACTGGGTAATGCCCTAAGCACCCCACGATAAGGACTTCTAAATAAAGACATCCCTGCAGCTTTCCCCAAGTGGAAGAATTTGTTGTTGGCCTGCGATCGAAACATGCCAGGAATCTTTGAAACCTGCACAGATTCAACCTTGAGCGACTGCAATGGATGTACCAGCACATGCCTAGAATGCCTTTCTCACCAGGCATCCCGGACCAAGTCAGAGGCCAAAACCAAGTCCGACGGACCGTCTTAAGGTGTCAAGTTCGTCGTGGTGCATCATGGGAGGTGACTCACCGATAAACTCGATAGCTTCTTGGAAGTGGGAGCTGATGTCAGCCGTGTGGCTGTCCTCCACGGGGATCCACTTGTAGTCGTAGTGTCCCTTGGCGGGCCTCATGTCCCTGCGTGAGACGTTGAGCAGGGCCGTGATGCGCAGGTCGCCGAGGTAGTCCTGCCTGGAGGCGTGGTAGGCACTGCCGAGGAAGAGGTACGGCAGGATCTCCACCGGCTTGCCCTgagagcgggaggagggagggagggagggaggagagagaaaaggcagagaaagagatatgAGCCGAAGTGTTCACAGCACTAAATTGGGGGCATGGAgggaataaaatacatttaaatttggtcacacactgaaaaatctAAAAAATAGGGGGACATATACTCCTACTACAGGGCAGGGTAAATGGGGCACGGCTAGCTTTGCCTCCCACCGCACGCTGTCTTTGTGATGTGAACGAGCTAAATGTTAGCCTTCTTTTGTGGACTGGAGAAGACGGAGGGAAAAGGTCACATATGAAAAAGGGATCCCCCACTATAAAGCCCTTTCCGATGTCAGCTGGGCATCTTTGAGAGGCCGTCTCCTCTGAGCTTAAAACACGGGTTGGCTGAAGATCACTGAAGGTCAGAAAATATCATGTGTTCAGAGAATAAAACATGACAGCATttacccctctctgtctgtcgttCTGGGTTTGAATGTGGGAGTCATAACGTACTGTTGTGTTTAATGTACGGACAAAACATTATCCCTCTGAAACAACAGTGTTTTGTCCTGGGTTTGATGGTTGTGAAGGGAAAAGGACGACTGTGACCTATAAAGTGCACGTGTCTGATTGCTCACTGATCACTTTTACCAGTTACTAAGGTCTGAATAAATAGAACACTATGAATGTATGACAAGCCCTGGTTTGATTTTCCCTTGAATTTATCTGTGGTTACCATGACACCTATGACTAATAGTACTGTAAGAAAATAGTCATATTCTTCAGATGTTTCTCTGTACAAAAGCCCATGACAACCCACAAGGGGAAGTGGTTACACTGGAAAGGCAGCAAAAGAGGAAGTTCATGGGTGTTTTCGTTTCCATACCTGATCATAATCTGGTTTGTGGTAAGAGCCCAGCTTCTCACAATGGCTGTTAACCTTTTTTTCGGTTTCAGTTCCGCTCTGGTCGACGGTTTTCACCTCAGTGCAGAGTTCAGGGTACTGGGACTGGAAGTTCTCGTATCCTCCTGAGCAAAAaggaacacaacacaaacacatttggtTTTGGTGTTTAAGCTCATAATTCTTCTACCGTTTCGCACGTCATTTGAAATGCCAGCATTTACGAAACAGATTTATCGCGGGGCCGTGACTGCGCGATAATAAACCTTTCAGAGTCCGATTATAAACACGTAATTAATCTGCGTATTAATTAAACTAATCAATTTAAGGCCTATGGGCACATGTATAAGACAAGGTGACACATATAAATTAATGTTTTTGAGACATATTAGGGAGACATTCATGTGTTGAGTGTAGAAtattatataattattattattattattgtaggcTACGTTTATAAGACTAAGAAGTCACAGAACAGAGTGTGTCAAGATGTTCTCAAACAAGCGGCTCGTTCACTGACTCCCGGCCGTTGACGCACACAGAACGTTTATCTCCCGAAGAGCCAAAGACAAATGTATTGCTCACGAGGGATGGTTATTACAACACCGTCCCAATCAAACAAAGATTACTTTGCCTCGCAGATCAATCCATCGAAATATTTCCGTGTTAGGCTATTTTTGTTTTCTACACACCAGGACTTGGTTTTATTGATTGATAAAATATAAATAGGTTAAGTAGCCTCTAATTTGTGCGTTAAGTAATCCTTAATTGTAAGTGTTTCTTTATTCTTTACTTTCTTATAAACTATTTAGTAACTAGTAGCCTATTAGGCTACATTAAGGTTTCGAAATTAAAATGGAATTTGAACTAGGCTAAATGTGAAATAGGCTTCCTGACATTAGACTTAGGTAGGCTACATTTTGTAAAGATTCTTACCTTTAAGAAAACAGATGTTTGCTCCACTCGCTAGATGAGAGAGACTGTTTATCACAATCTGTGCGATACTGTCCTTTTTCAGTTTTTGCAAATGAGGTGTCCGGTCGTCCACGGCCACAACGGCCGATATGCTCCCTTCTCGAAGCCGTAACAACGCTTTTTCATCCGGAATGACAAACTGAAGAGGTACCGGCCCCCCTCTTGACCTCCGGACAACAACCGAGTTCAGGTTGACATTTACCGAACCTTTAATATTAGAGTTCGAAAAAGAAAAATAAGGTCGGCAATCCACAATCAGACAGCTTCCACATTCCTTCCTGATGATTTTCTTCAGACGGCGGCAATCTATGCTTGAGATTTTCATTTTGAAACTATAGATTGGGTATTAGCTCACTGGTAAACACAGTCAATTGAGTTATACACAATAAGCAATACGGGCCGTTGTAGTCAAGTGAACGCGCCCTACTGAAAGTCAATGCCTACATTTCCTCCAAGGGGATTCCGTCGGACCGGTTTTATATGAATGGAACCTCCGGCTCGTGACATCACGAACCATATATGGACAGCGACAAGGTGTTGACTACGCTTGGTTAACTCCGCCCCGCTCTGTGGTGAAAAGCCGTTTCTAGGCTTGAATCAACCATTACTCACTCTTTTCCAAGCATTTCTGGTATTCTCTTCTTGTTTGTTGTCCGTTAGCTGGGACCTATCATCCCCACAAATCACCTTGAAGCGATGACTACTTGATCTAATTGGAAATAGTGTGGGTTATCACTTTAAAACCGCCGATAACAGATTACAGTAAATCATCTTGAGACAATAGACTCAAACTGCCCACACTGAGTCTGGCAATAAGGGGAGCTCCTCAATTATTGACAGCTTCTCAGGGAGCCTGACTAagaaaggagagcgagagagagatcgatAACTGGACTGAGAGGTTGACTAAACTCaattcagggagtcaggtggctgagcggtgagggaatcgggctagtaatccgaaggttgccagttcgattcccggtcatgcaaactgatgttgtgtccttgggcaaggcacttcaccctacttgcctcgggggaatgtccctgtacttactgtaagtcgctctggataagagcgtttgctaaatgtaaatgtaaattcaacTTCTGTCTGCTCCCCTCTTTAGCCACCTGCTCTATATCCCGTGACTGTAATCTTGTAACAGTGTAACACGCTtaaacgtcacacacacacaccgcatccaCTCATATTACATCCAACGCTGCTCGACAGAGACAGACTTTTCCTCTGGCTGTGTTTGGCTCTGATTGAGTGAGCCTTCACGATCAATGTGACATGCTTTGCCTAATGCCATGTGAtaaggaggtggtgtgtgtgtgtgagtgtgtcaaagtggaagagtgagggggagaaggtCTCCAGAGACACCAGAAACAGACCAAGACAGAGGCTGTCAGGGAGactcagagagagtcagagagagggagtcgggtggctgagcggttagggaatcggggctagtaatctgaaggttgccagttagattcctggctgtgccaattgacgttgtgtccttgggcaaggcacttcaccctacttgcctcggggggaatgtccctgtacttactgtaagtcgctctggataagagcgtctgctaaatgattaaatgtaaatgtgagggtgacagagagagacagagagacacagacagagagagagagagagagagagagagagacag harbors:
- the dusp5 gene encoding dual specificity protein phosphatase 5, with the translated sequence MKISSIDCRRLKKIIRKECGSCLIVDCRPYFSFSNSNIKGSVNVNLNSVVVRRSRGGPVPLQFVIPDEKALLRLREGSISAVVAVDDRTPHLQKLKKDSIAQIVINSLSHLASGANICFLKGGYENFQSQYPELCTEVKTVDQSGTETEKKVNSHCEKLGSYHKPDYDQGKPVEILPYLFLGSAYHASRQDYLGDLRITALLNVSRRDMRPAKGHYDYKWIPVEDSHTADISSHFQEAIEFIDRVKLSGGKVLVHCEAGISRSPTICMAYIMRTERRQLEEAFDIIKQRRELISPNFSFMGQLLQFESEVLSSTPAAVAATPSGSPVAASFFSGNFAFDDDFEASSVFALPTSFLAPLPLQSPVHHQFKLSPITALP